In Nicotiana tabacum cultivar K326 chromosome 10, ASM71507v2, whole genome shotgun sequence, the DNA window atgccatgtggaagcttacataagaagaaggctagtatttgtgagaagattctagagaggtatggacatttccttaggaagaacctagatccttatggatttgctaggaaagtccttggaatcttttgggcttgtagagaattctagaaaaagctcttatcttgtaaatatcaaggacttgtgtaataattaatatttatacactagcccctaggagactagtatataaagggggtcattcatttgtaatttatcgagcaaacaattcaagttttctctaatacaaagcttcctttaacaattctcttgtgttctttcttccattctcttagcgagcttgagtgtagtaaggctgacttgacatagcaagaacgtgagcaaattgtgcaagatcgtgagcgtgTCAAGtaccgcacgtgtacttagttaacaactaaggacatGACACTTGTCCCCgaaaaactcataaaatttcTTAGACAACAGTTACTATCAAATATGTTCTTTTTATAGAAAACTTTTTTCcaaaagccaaaagaaaaaatcAACAAATTGCCAAAGGGACAAAGTTAAGTTGTGTGCATTTAGGGTGTAAAAATAGTTATATCACTTAAAAGGTTTATGTAACTTTATTGATAAGATAACAAATGACAAGAAAATATTATAGAAATTTATATTTATGCTGTTAGTgtggaaaaaaaaaagttaaaaacttTTTTCTTATGAAACTCCCATTTTAATTACTCCAATACATTTTGTCTTGTAAAAAACTTACAGTACTTTTTTAGTCTGTTCCCAGGAAATAATACACGAATTGGACGGACAGAGTAGTATAGTTTAGGACTTTACTCGTAAATTAACAAAGGTTTTATTCACAGAGCTTCACACAGAGTAATGATGAAGTTATTGCCATGGCGCCGTTTAACCGTCCATTCCAAAATCCCCAGTACTCCTTCTCCTTCATCGTTCACCAACACTTACCGTTTCTTATTCCACTCTCAGCCAGATGAAGAAGATATCTTCGACCCTCCATTTTCTCCCACCTTAAAACCCCATAAACCCAAGAAAAAGGGACAAAAACAAGAGAACGCTTCATGTGTTGAAGATTGTGAAAAAGCTCAGGACTTTACTGTTAATTTTGACTTGCCCTTTGATTTTCGCTACTCTTACTCTGAGACCAACCCGGCGGTTGAGCCTATTGCTTTCCGTGAACCGCCCCGGTTCTCTCCGTTTGGCCCGGGACGGCTTGATAGAAAATGGACCGGGACTTCAGCTCCGCGTCTACAGCCGGTGGATTTGGAGAAAGTGGCTGAGGACCGGCGTCGGGTTCTCGGAGAACCGCTCTCTGAGGAAGAAACTGCGGAGCTGGTCGAGAAGTATCGTCACAATGATTGTTCTCGCCAAATTAATTTGGGTAATTTCAATAAGGTCCCTTAACTTGTCTTAACTTACAATTTATCTAGTATTACTTTTGGATTGAAATGGACACCAATAAAGTGGAATGCATATAGAAGGTTTATATAGCTGCAAAATTAACTTGTTTTAAGCTACAATTTATCTACTATTAGTGTTGGAATTGGATACTAATAAAGTGGAATGTATATAGAAGGTTTATAACGCTGCAAAACTTGTTTGGATTGAGATTTGAGTCTGGCTGTGCAGAAAATGGAGTAAATTTTTGGATAGGAGCTACTAAAAGATAGAAATTACTGAAGCAAAATAAACTAGTTCTTTTTTCCTGTTGCTTAGTTAATATAGTGAATAATGCCAGTCATCTGTGATAAAATTTTGTGATTGCCTTagataagtaaaaaaaaaaaaggtcattTGTATTCCTACTCTGACTAGATTGTTTCTATGCCAAAATAAGTTATAATATATTCTTGTATTATGAACTCTGTCTTAGCCGGGATAAACTGGAAAGTAAGTCGGCGGCCTATAAAGATGGTCATATTATTATGATGAATCATCTGAACATTGAAGAATGAAGTGGAATGAGTCCAAAGAATGCATGTAGCCAACCCCATATAGTTTAGGAATCAGGATTGGCGCTACTTGAGTTAAGAAGATATTCTTGCATACATGGCTTCATCTCCACAGTCACAGATAATTGATTTGTAGCTAAACCACAGAAATTACTGAAGCAAAATAAGATAGTCCTTTCTGTTGCTTAGTTAATATAGTGAATAGTGCCAGCCAGATAAAATTATGTGATTGTCTTTGTCAagtaaatagagtcatttgtgttGCCATTCTGAATACATTTTCCTTTCTGTGTACTTCCCCAAGAAGTTATGGTTTTTTCTTGTATATATGAACACCTTAGCCAAGATAAACGGGAAAGTAAGTTTACGGACGACATAAAAATAGTCAGATTATTATGATAAATAAAGTGGAAGGAATCCAAAGGACTTATATTGGGCTAGTTTAGGTTTGAGGCTAGTTGAGCTAAGTAGATATTCTTCCACACATGGTTCTGTTTCACAGATGATTGCTATTTGTATCTGTAGAATCGTAGATAAAAATTTGCATCTCATTTACATCTTATTATAGTGACCACTGCATTCAATTCAATTTgatccatatttttctatggttaTCATAGCATTATTGTTTGTTAGGACGTGGTGGAGTTACGCACAATATGCTGGAAGACATCCATAGCCATTGGAAGAGGGCTGAAGCTATAAGGATTAAGTGCTTAGGGGTGCCAACTCTTGACATGGATAATGTATGCTCCCATCTCGAGGTTTGTGATCTAAATGCCAGTGCCGGCACATATTTTTGAACATTGATTCCCTTAACCTTTTACAAATGAACACTTCTGCTGCTGATGCAAAGCACAGTGTCATTGTAGGACAAATCAGGTGGAAAAGTTGTCTATCGCCATATCAATATCTTACTCTTATATCGTGGTCGAAATTATGATCCCAAAAGTAGACCTACTGTTCCTGTGATGCTGTGGAAGCCTTTGGCTCCAATATATCCAAAGCTTGTGAAGAATGTTGCTGATGGCCTGACATTTGAAGAAACGAAGGCAATGAGGAACAAAGGGCTCAATGCTCCTCCTTTAACGAAACTCAGTGAGTAACTTGTGTTTTGTGAGTCCAAGTCGAACTCCTAATATCTCGTAGTTATTTGAAACAAGTTAACAGATTGCCTTCTGTAATTGCTGATTGTTACCTGTTACTCCTCTAGGCAGAAATGGAGTGTATGTGAATGTGGTGGACAAAGTCAGAGCAGCGTTTGAAACAGAAGAAGTCGTTAGATTAGATTGTACCCATGTGGGTACAAGCGACTGCAAAAGAATCGGTGTTAAATTACGGGTATGACTCATATGTGCTGCATCAGCTTTCATCTCTTTATAAGCGTAAATCAAAATATCCTTGCAATGTTTCAACAAAAATTGGTTACCCCTTTTCGGTCTTAAAAAATGAAGCTTTATCTCAGGAATTGTCAGTTTACCTCGACATATGTCCATCTGTGACAATAAGGCAAATAACTACTGAACTAGGCAGATTCTCCCCCATTCTCTGAAAACTTGTTAGTTCATACTTTATGTGTCCCCATCatcacccccacccccaccaccCTTTTTTTCTGTGGATGATTGTGAAAGTTCCATTTCGCGCTTAATTAATTTCAGGATCTGGTACCATGTGTTCCTATCTTGTTCAAAGATGAGCAGATTATTCTCTGGAGAGGCAAAAAAGATGAAGAACAGAACTCCGGCTCTTGAATGGAACTTAAGCTCACAGATGTATTTTGAAATTTCGGGCTTCCATCTCAGAGCAACGCATTCACAATCTTCATTTGGAAAATGAATCTGGGGAGGCTTCTCGACTGTTGCTTGAACTTGTTAATAGAACTGGCCATTATGTTTGATGACATTATCCTGGGTTCTCTTACTGATAGGTCTTTGGACGCGCTAAATTAGGCAGCTCAGATCACACACTACTCATAGATGCCAAGGAAATGCAAGTAGGGACTAATGGCTGTAATTAATGCAATACCAGTCCTCTTTCAACAGACGAAAATCAGTGAAATCTTGTAATTGATAGATTAATACTCTAGTTACATGTACTGTTCACTCTAAAGCTTCTGAAATAGATGTTTTCTGCAGAGTAATTTAGTGAAAGAAACAATGTTGACATAGAAATAGAGTAATTTTCTGTCGAAATCTGTCTTTTCTATGGCATGAAAACAATGTTTTCTGACGCACATCTCTCATCGTCAAGTTTTTGACACTCACCTAAGCACGTGGAAAGCCTTGTTGCTGATAATAGTAGGGTGCTATACCAAGATACTAGGCCTTACTGCCTATACGTATTACTTACCTCTTAATCGATTATACAACgatcttcatttttctttttggtcTGTAGACTCTACTATTGCAGCTGCTTCTTTATCATCAAATGATGTTTAAATATAACAAATGCGAAAAACTCGTGTCTGTAGGTTGGGTATCTTTGTCAGCTTCATGTGTCTTAATGTATAAAATATTTGCTGATGATAGAACTAATATTGGTAGTCAAGTACAAGGTAATTGAAGGCGAGTATGTAAATAATAATCCCGTAAAGGATAGAGAATTTACGAGTTACGTTTCATTTAGAGACTAAAACTAAGGAGCTAATGGTCCTTTCCATACCTTAATCAATACATTCTTCTCTACAAAAAAACCACATTTGCAGAATATGTTTTAATCAATGTCTAATCTATTTTTATGATCATAAAAGATTCTAGAATCCAACCAAACTGGCCATAATCGATATGACTTTATGCTATGATTTTCTTACCAAACACACATATTGGATGCAGCAAGCACGggcatttattttctttccataAATGTGTGCGTGGGGCGGTGGAAGAGGGAGGCCAGGAATGCTACATTTCTATAAAAAATTGAGCCACAAAAATTGCAACTTAAACCAGCAACAGAGATTATAACAACATCAAAGCATCTGGCTTCTCAACATTTTTAGTGCTAATCCACTTCAAAACAAGCCAGATAGATTAAACTGTTACAATGGAGGTCTTACTAGGTGCAGTCCAAGATAATAAAGGAGCAGGATATAACGGCTTAAAAATAGGTATAACTATCACCTGACTATACATATACATGCCTGTTTAAGAGTTCAGTTTCAAAGAGCTAAGGATCCACAAGGATTTTTCTTAGTTCATGACTGCCTGCAACGCTGCTGCATCCTGAACCAATCAACGAGGTAATCTGAACCTGATCAGACCTTACtggttcatcatcatcattcCTATGCCAACTCCAAGAGGCATGAGTTGAATTAATTATCGCAAGTTCACCATGGCCAAAGCTTGCTTCACGGAAGACGGACCATTCTGGCTGGGGTAGCTTGTACCTGTCAATAATTTGTCATGACATGTAAGTTCAGCATCATAATAACTACCACTCTAATTTTAACTAAAGTGGCACCTAGAAACTTCTAAATCCAAATTTTGCAACGGTAAAGTTATTCAACTATGATGAACCACCACCTAAGCTAAATGTGTGAAAGAAAAGCGAAGAAGAATACAGAGACCATTTACGATCTAAACGAGTTCTCTTCTTACTTCCATTGTCATTTTAAGGATCCTGTGCTCAGCTAGCAGGAAAAATTACTCAAGGAAGACTTACTTGCGCGCTAAACCTTCTTTATTTCCTCCATCGCCAATTGTTATGTGAACAGCACCACAAGGATCAGGTCTACCATTATAAACCCGTTTCTGTTGTAAAAGAAAAGAATAGTTGTGTTATACATCCAATATCAAGAATAAAAAGCTAATAAGCAAGCCAGGCATACCGTGCGCTCATAAGCATGAACATGTCCAGCAAACACTATATCTGCACCGCCTGCATACAGCAAAGGCTCCATAGTTGCCATCATGTCATCAGCTTCACCTTGATGGGCTTCGTTACTATTATACCATGGCACATGGAATAACACAACCAGCCAAGGAGTCTTTTTACGGTTTACTTTTAGAAGATCAGCCTACGGTTGAATTTCCAATAAATGCATTTATATTAGCAAAACAACATGACGCTATGCTTTTCAATTAAGCATGCCAAGGGATTCTTAGTTTTTTTTCCTCTGAATACATGCCATACAACCTTACTTCCCCCTCGGCTGAAACAATTAGATAGCTGAATAACCAGAAGATAGAGGCTAGATCATATGGATATTGTGTGAAATTCGAAGGAAGCCTCTAGTACTAATATGAAACACAAAATGAACTAGGTGTTCATTTATTAGCATAACAATAGATTCTCATTAGCCAGGTTTCGATCCCTTTtccgaaaaagagaaaaataatttatttttcctgTTTTGCCCTTAGCATTAATTACTGATTCCATATCATTTTCCAAATCCATTAAGACTATACACCGATTAATATGGGCATAATGGTAAATTatacactttatttattatttcttaaggggtgtgcaaagttaatagtggacaagtaaaagtaaacgaGGGAGTAGTTGATAACCCTTTTccgaaaaagaataaaaagatggGATGGGAAGCTCAACTGGTGTGCACAATATCAGAGCCAGGTTTTGATGCCTTTTCCGAAAAAGAgaacaataatttattttttctgttttgcCCTTACCATCAATTACTCATTCCAAATCATTTTTCATATCCATTAAGACTATTCgccaattaatatgggtatcatggtaaattatacactttatttattatttcttaaggggtgtgCAAAGTCAATAGtggataaataaaagtgaatggaGGGAGTAGAAGGTTTCCATTTCAGGAATAAATGAGAGCTCAGCTAACCTTCAGCCATCTATATTGATCAGAGTACTCATCATAGTCAGTATATGAACCAAGCATGATTGTATGAACCCCTGCAACATCAAATGAATAGTAGAGATTTGAAGTAGATCCGCTCTCCTCAAATGGCATCTTCCACCTGGAGTTGTAAGATATAAATTCATCCACAATGAATGGTATGTTTTCTTTTTCATGATTCCCTTGAGTCACCATCCATGGCCTAGCACTAGCCAGCGGCTGAACCAGTTGACCAAATGTGTCCCACCTATGTTGAATATAATCAGCATAAGAAAGGTCACCAGGTAGCAAATGAACATCATATTTACATTGGTCTATATGGTCTAAAGTTGACTTCGTCCATCCAGTCTGGCCCAA includes these proteins:
- the LOC107788616 gene encoding CRS2-associated factor 2, mitochondrial; translation: MMKLLPWRRLTVHSKIPSTPSPSSFTNTYRFLFHSQPDEEDIFDPPFSPTLKPHKPKKKGQKQENASCVEDCEKAQDFTVNFDLPFDFRYSYSETNPAVEPIAFREPPRFSPFGPGRLDRKWTGTSAPRLQPVDLEKVAEDRRRVLGEPLSEEETAELVEKYRHNDCSRQINLGRGGVTHNMLEDIHSHWKRAEAIRIKCLGVPTLDMDNVCSHLEDKSGGKVVYRHINILLLYRGRNYDPKSRPTVPVMLWKPLAPIYPKLVKNVADGLTFEETKAMRNKGLNAPPLTKLSRNGVYVNVVDKVRAAFETEEVVRLDCTHVGTSDCKRIGVKLRDLVPCVPILFKDEQIILWRGKKDEEQNSGS
- the LOC107788615 gene encoding purple acid phosphatase 18-like yields the protein MELNVKIIILQLLSLTAVLFIGATVRAGEVEYVRPPPRNAFRLPWDPKPSSQPQQVHISLAGDKHIRVSWVTTDKSSLSVIEYGTSTGKYSFKAQGESTKYSYLLYSSGTIHHTVIGPLQDNTVYFYRCGGEGPEFQLKTPPSKFPVTFAVAGDLGQTGWTKSTLDHIDQCKYDVHLLPGDLSYADYIQHRWDTFGQLVQPLASARPWMVTQGNHEKENIPFIVDEFISYNSRWKMPFEESGSTSNLYYSFDVAGVHTIMLGSYTDYDEYSDQYRWLKADLLKVNRKKTPWLVVLFHVPWYNSNEAHQGEADDMMATMEPLLYAGGADIVFAGHVHAYERTKRVYNGRPDPCGAVHITIGDGGNKEGLARKYKLPQPEWSVFREASFGHGELAIINSTHASWSWHRNDDDEPVRSDQVQITSLIGSGCSSVAGSHELRKILVDP